Proteins found in one Pantoea cypripedii genomic segment:
- a CDS encoding SDR family oxidoreductase, protein MRIFVTGASGFVGSAIVKKLHARGYQVLGLARSDTSAEKLQQQGVTVIRGDLEDISSLRAAVQQSDGVIHAGYIHDFSRMDHAAAVDQRAILAMGEELAGSNRPLIVTSGTALVAPGRRATEQDPPAAGAHPRSDSNIAALALADKGVRVALVRLPPTVHGAGDHGFVPILINLAREKGAAVYVESGENRWPAVNRFDAAELFCLAAEQAEAGTILHAVQEEGIAFRQIAETIASGLSLPVKSLTMDEAQSWLGWMARFAATDNQASSEWTRKTFNWQPDGPGLLQDMRETDYFR, encoded by the coding sequence ATGCGAATTTTTGTGACCGGGGCGAGCGGCTTTGTCGGCTCCGCCATTGTAAAAAAACTCCACGCACGCGGATATCAGGTGCTGGGCCTGGCGCGCAGCGATACATCGGCAGAGAAGCTGCAACAACAGGGCGTGACGGTGATACGTGGCGATCTGGAAGATATCTCCAGTCTGCGCGCGGCAGTGCAGCAAAGTGACGGCGTCATCCATGCGGGTTACATCCATGATTTCAGTCGTATGGATCATGCCGCGGCAGTCGATCAACGTGCCATTCTGGCAATGGGGGAAGAACTGGCAGGTTCAAATCGTCCACTGATTGTCACTTCGGGCACCGCGCTGGTGGCTCCGGGTCGCAGGGCAACCGAACAGGACCCACCGGCAGCAGGTGCGCATCCACGCTCTGATTCTAACATCGCCGCACTGGCGCTGGCGGATAAAGGGGTACGCGTGGCGTTAGTGCGCCTGCCACCCACGGTGCATGGCGCAGGCGATCATGGTTTTGTCCCGATCCTCATCAACCTGGCGAGAGAAAAAGGGGCGGCGGTTTATGTTGAATCAGGCGAGAACCGCTGGCCTGCGGTGAATCGCTTTGATGCTGCCGAACTGTTTTGTCTGGCGGCGGAACAGGCCGAAGCCGGTACGATTTTGCATGCGGTGCAGGAAGAAGGCATTGCCTTCCGGCAGATTGCCGAAACCATTGCCAGCGGGTTATCGCTGCCGGTGAAAAGCCTGACGATGGACGAAGCGCAAAGCTGGCTGGGCTGGATGGCACGTTTTGCCGCTACCGATAATCAGGCTTCCAGCGAGTGGACCCGCAAGACATTTAACTGGCAGCCAGACGGACCGGGATTATTGCAGGATATGCGCGAGACGGATTATTTTCGTTAA
- a CDS encoding helix-turn-helix transcriptional regulator, with protein sequence MTMQDDNLLGNYLRERRQRLDAARLGYPMQRRRTPGLRREEVAVRACVSTTWYTWLEQGRGGAPSEVVLERLAQALELSAAERDHLFLLAQNRLPGVTWQEGVSVSPSLQRVLDSMPVTPALVKTAEWQVVAWNRAATKVFVDYAQLPPAQRNILLMMFRDEQMKKRLPEWESVTRGLVANFRADVARTGASRHVRALVEELCAMSETFRRLWESHEVSQHGEGIKQLWLPDEGVLELEYSTFAVEGKPGLSLVVFNPHREQDHACLARLLARP encoded by the coding sequence ATGACGATGCAAGACGACAATCTGCTGGGCAATTATCTGCGTGAACGCCGCCAGCGGCTGGATGCGGCCAGGCTGGGCTACCCGATGCAGCGACGTCGCACGCCCGGTTTACGGCGCGAAGAAGTTGCGGTTCGCGCCTGCGTCAGTACCACCTGGTACACCTGGCTGGAACAGGGCAGGGGTGGCGCACCGTCAGAAGTGGTACTGGAACGCCTGGCGCAGGCGCTGGAACTGAGTGCGGCAGAGCGTGACCACCTGTTTCTGCTGGCGCAGAATCGCCTGCCCGGTGTCACCTGGCAGGAGGGTGTCAGCGTTTCACCTTCACTGCAACGGGTACTCGACAGTATGCCCGTGACACCTGCGCTGGTGAAAACCGCCGAGTGGCAGGTGGTGGCCTGGAATCGGGCCGCGACTAAGGTCTTTGTCGATTACGCGCAGTTGCCGCCTGCGCAGCGCAATATCCTGCTGATGATGTTCCGCGATGAACAGATGAAAAAACGCTTACCCGAATGGGAGAGCGTCACGCGGGGGCTGGTGGCGAATTTCCGCGCCGACGTGGCGCGCACCGGTGCAAGCCGACATGTGCGGGCGCTGGTGGAGGAGCTGTGCGCCATGAGCGAGACCTTCCGCCGACTGTGGGAATCCCATGAAGTCAGCCAGCATGGGGAAGGTATCAAGCAACTTTGGCTCCCAGACGAAGGGGTGCTGGAACTGGAGTACAGCACCTTCGCGGTTGAGGGCAAACCTGGACTCAGCCTGGTGGTGTTTAATCCGCATCGGGAACAGGATCATGCCTGTTTGGCGCGGCTGCTGGCCCGTCCGTAG
- a CDS encoding 6-phospho-beta-glucosidase produces the protein MSELTFPAGFLWGGALAANQSEGGYLEGGKGLTTVDMIPHGQYRMPVKLGLEKRFTLRDDEYYPSHNAIDFYHRYKEDIALMAEMGFTVFRTSIAWSRLYPNGDELQPNPAGIAFYRDVFSECKKYGIEPLVTLCHFDVPMHLVTEYGSWRNRKMIEFFARYARTCFEAFDGLVKYWLTFNEINILLHSSFSGAGLVFESGENPEQVKYQAVHHELVASALVTRIAHEVNPENQVGCMLAGGNFYPWSSKPEDVWAALEKDRENLFFIDVQARGAYPSYSKRVFREKGVQIEMEEGDSEILKNTVDFVSFSYYASRCASAEMNEQNSSAANVVKSLTNPHIKRSDWGWGIDPLGLRITMNTLYDRYQKPLFLVENGLGARDEITADGKINDDYRISYLKEHIYALAQAIDDGIPVIGYTTWGCIDLVAASTGEMSKRYGFVYVDRDDHGQGTLNRTRKKSFWWYKKVIASNGRDLD, from the coding sequence ATGTCTGAACTGACATTTCCAGCAGGATTTTTATGGGGCGGCGCTTTGGCCGCCAATCAGTCTGAAGGGGGCTACCTGGAAGGCGGTAAGGGACTCACCACCGTTGATATGATCCCACATGGTCAGTACCGCATGCCGGTCAAGCTTGGTCTTGAAAAGCGTTTTACCTTACGCGATGACGAATATTATCCCAGCCATAACGCTATCGATTTCTATCATCGCTACAAAGAAGATATCGCGCTGATGGCTGAGATGGGTTTTACCGTTTTTCGTACTTCCATCGCGTGGAGCCGCCTCTATCCAAATGGCGATGAGTTGCAACCCAATCCCGCGGGCATCGCCTTTTACCGCGATGTTTTCAGCGAATGCAAAAAATACGGCATCGAACCGCTGGTGACCCTGTGCCATTTTGATGTCCCGATGCATCTGGTAACCGAGTACGGCTCCTGGCGCAATCGTAAAATGATTGAGTTCTTTGCCCGCTACGCACGCACCTGCTTTGAAGCCTTTGATGGCCTGGTGAAGTACTGGCTGACATTCAATGAGATCAATATCCTGCTGCATAGCTCCTTTTCCGGTGCCGGGCTGGTGTTCGAAAGTGGGGAAAATCCTGAACAGGTGAAGTACCAGGCGGTGCACCATGAACTGGTCGCCAGCGCGTTGGTGACGCGGATTGCCCATGAGGTCAACCCGGAAAACCAGGTCGGTTGTATGCTGGCGGGTGGCAACTTCTATCCGTGGTCGAGCAAGCCGGAAGATGTCTGGGCGGCGCTGGAAAAAGATCGTGAAAACCTGTTCTTTATCGATGTTCAGGCGCGGGGAGCCTACCCTTCCTATTCCAAACGGGTGTTCCGCGAGAAAGGTGTGCAGATCGAGATGGAGGAAGGCGATAGCGAAATCCTGAAAAATACCGTGGATTTTGTCTCCTTCAGCTATTACGCCTCGCGCTGTGCCTCAGCGGAGATGAATGAGCAAAACAGCAGCGCCGCGAACGTGGTGAAATCGCTGACCAATCCGCACATTAAACGCAGCGACTGGGGATGGGGCATTGACCCGCTCGGTCTGCGCATCACCATGAATACCCTGTATGACCGTTATCAGAAACCACTGTTTCTGGTAGAAAACGGGCTGGGGGCGCGTGATGAAATCACCGCTGACGGCAAAATCAATGATGATTACCGTATCAGCTATCTCAAAGAACATATCTATGCGCTGGCGCAGGCGATTGATGATGGTATCCCGGTCATTGGCTATACCACCTGGGGATGCATTGACCTGGTTGCCGCCTCCACCGGTGAAATGAGCAAACGCTATGGCTTTGTCTACGTTGACCGCGATGACCACGGGCAAGGCACCCTGAATCGCACGCGCAAGAAATCGTTCTGGTGGTATAAAAAAGTCATCGCCAGCAATGGGCGGGATTTAGATTAA
- a CDS encoding LacI family DNA-binding transcriptional regulator, whose protein sequence is MTTILEVAEKAGVSKATVSRVLSGNGYVSQEKRERVLQAIAETDFRPNLLARNLAVKSTQTIGLVITNTLYSGSYFSELMSHSARLLEQQDRQLILADGKHSAAEERAAIRFLLDLRCDGIIIYPRFLSIDEMDDIISQHKQPILVINRRLRQHHSFCIYSDQKANCMQAVNQLVALGHRDIAFITGSLDSPTGLERLSGYKAALGEHQIPVQDALIIPGKWNAQSGMAAVETLLTRGCRFTAIVASNDEMAVGAMKQLAAANIAIPGQVSVVGFDDIPLAPYTIPSLSSMKIPVTEMVQQTIEQLVSMLDGGEIGQRKSFNASLVMRESVGPAPEH, encoded by the coding sequence ATGACGACCATTCTGGAAGTGGCTGAAAAAGCCGGTGTGTCAAAAGCCACGGTGTCACGCGTGTTGTCGGGGAACGGCTATGTCAGCCAGGAAAAGCGCGAACGGGTGCTGCAGGCGATTGCCGAGACGGATTTTCGCCCCAATCTGCTGGCACGCAATCTGGCGGTTAAATCGACCCAGACCATCGGCCTGGTGATCACCAATACCCTGTACAGCGGCAGCTACTTTAGCGAGCTGATGTCCCATTCTGCACGCCTGCTGGAACAGCAGGATCGTCAGTTAATCCTCGCTGACGGTAAACACAGCGCGGCGGAGGAGCGGGCGGCCATTCGGTTTTTGCTGGATTTGCGTTGTGATGGCATCATCATTTATCCACGTTTTCTCTCCATCGATGAGATGGATGACATCATTTCTCAGCATAAACAACCGATTCTGGTGATCAATCGTCGCCTGCGGCAGCACCATAGCTTTTGCATCTATTCCGATCAGAAAGCCAACTGTATGCAGGCGGTGAACCAGCTGGTGGCGCTCGGGCATCGTGATATCGCCTTTATCACCGGGTCACTCGATTCTCCCACCGGGCTGGAACGCCTGTCAGGTTATAAAGCGGCGCTGGGTGAACATCAGATACCGGTACAGGATGCGCTGATTATCCCCGGCAAATGGAATGCGCAAAGTGGGATGGCGGCGGTGGAAACCTTGCTGACGCGTGGATGCCGCTTTACTGCCATTGTTGCCAGCAATGATGAAATGGCCGTAGGTGCCATGAAACAGCTTGCGGCGGCCAACATTGCCATTCCGGGGCAGGTTTCCGTGGTGGGGTTCGATGATATTCCGCTGGCCCCTTACACCATCCCGTCCTTATCCAGTATGAAAATCCCGGTGACGGAAATGGTGCAGCAAACCATCGAACAGCTGGTTTCGATGCTGGATGGTGGAGAAATCGGCCAGCGCAAAAGTTTCAATGCCAGCCTGGTGATGCGCGAATCAGTTGGACCTGCCCCTGAACATTAA
- a CDS encoding winged helix-turn-helix transcriptional regulator yields the protein MKNEPLCQTPCPIARSLGRIGDSWSMMILRDAFAGFTRFDEFQKSIDIAPNILSRRLKELVEDGLLEKVCYSSTPPRYEYHLTALGRDFRPVILALAEWGSRNFSPEGRQMQLVEIATQRPVQAIMVDSVTGEPITPDKYSMIPAPAAAPILHYRHEYLQKKRAGETALKFMPQTQKGEQQ from the coding sequence ATGAAAAACGAACCGCTTTGTCAGACCCCATGTCCCATTGCACGCAGCCTCGGGAGGATTGGCGACAGCTGGAGCATGATGATCCTGCGTGACGCCTTTGCCGGATTTACCCGTTTTGATGAGTTCCAGAAAAGCATCGACATCGCCCCCAACATTCTCTCCCGTCGCCTGAAAGAATTGGTGGAAGATGGCCTGCTGGAAAAGGTGTGCTATAGCAGCACACCGCCACGCTACGAATATCATCTCACTGCTTTGGGGCGGGATTTCCGGCCAGTGATACTGGCGCTGGCCGAATGGGGAAGTCGCAATTTCTCTCCGGAAGGACGTCAGATGCAGCTGGTGGAGATCGCCACCCAACGTCCTGTGCAGGCCATTATGGTGGATAGCGTGACAGGCGAGCCGATCACGCCAGATAAATACAGCATGATCCCCGCCCCGGCAGCGGCACCTATCCTTCACTATCGCCACGAGTATTTGCAGAAAAAACGCGCGGGTGAGACGGCACTGAAGTTTATGCCGCAGACGCAAAAAGGCGAACAGCAATGA
- a CDS encoding DHA2 family efflux MFS transporter permease subunit — MSNQTTLPAIPTLQMPVSKKVIAFATMCLGMFIALLDIQIVSASLRDIGGGLSAGDDETVWVQTSYLIAEIIIIPLSGWLARVMSTRWLFAASAAGFTLMSVLCGWAWNIQSMIAFRALQGLAGGSMIPLVFTTAFAFFQGKQRVIAAATIGGLASLAPTLGPTVGGWITENFNWHWLFFINILPGIYITLAVPALVKIDSPDTSLLRGADYLSIVLLAVSLGCLEYTLEEGPRWGWFDDSTLTLTGWLALICGVLFVVRTLRHKQPVMDLYALKDRTFTLGCYFSFMAGVGIFSTIYLTPLFLGTVRGYSALQIGLAIFYTGLFQVLSIPLYSWLANRVDLRWLLAAGLIAFGVSMYSFVPITHDWGAEQLLLPQAFRGMAQQFAVAPTVTLTLGSLPPPRLKLASGLFNLMRNLGGAIGIALCGTILNDRTNLHYSRLADHLNSASLSLGEFMQSSTAALIRQGFSPDAAQTAALKNLAALTLREAKTQAFADAFWLIMIGFFIAALLVPFMKVPKT, encoded by the coding sequence ATGAGCAACCAGACAACGCTGCCTGCCATCCCCACGTTGCAGATGCCGGTCAGCAAAAAGGTGATCGCCTTTGCCACCATGTGTCTGGGGATGTTTATCGCCTTGCTGGATATTCAAATCGTCTCCGCGTCGTTACGGGATATCGGCGGGGGCTTGTCGGCAGGGGATGATGAAACCGTCTGGGTGCAGACCAGCTATCTGATTGCGGAGATCATCATCATCCCGCTTTCCGGCTGGCTGGCAAGGGTGATGTCCACCCGCTGGTTATTCGCTGCCTCAGCGGCGGGTTTTACTCTGATGAGCGTGCTATGCGGCTGGGCGTGGAATATTCAAAGCATGATTGCCTTCCGCGCGTTGCAGGGGCTGGCGGGTGGTTCGATGATTCCGCTGGTGTTCACCACGGCGTTCGCGTTCTTTCAGGGAAAACAGCGGGTGATCGCTGCCGCCACTATCGGCGGTCTGGCATCGCTGGCTCCTACCCTTGGCCCTACCGTCGGAGGCTGGATCACCGAGAATTTCAACTGGCACTGGCTGTTCTTTATCAACATCCTGCCAGGCATTTACATCACGCTGGCGGTGCCTGCGCTGGTGAAGATTGATTCGCCGGATACCTCGTTGCTGCGCGGTGCCGATTATCTCAGCATTGTCCTGCTGGCGGTGTCGCTGGGGTGTCTCGAATACACGCTGGAGGAGGGACCGCGCTGGGGCTGGTTTGATGATAGCACCCTGACCCTCACCGGCTGGCTGGCGCTGATTTGCGGGGTACTGTTTGTTGTGCGCACGCTGCGTCATAAGCAACCGGTGATGGATTTATACGCGTTAAAAGACCGTACCTTTACCCTTGGTTGTTATTTTTCCTTTATGGCCGGGGTCGGCATTTTTTCCACCATCTATCTGACGCCCCTGTTTCTCGGCACGGTGCGCGGCTATAGCGCATTGCAAATTGGGCTGGCGATCTTTTATACCGGCCTGTTTCAGGTTCTTTCTATCCCGCTGTATTCCTGGTTAGCCAATCGGGTTGATTTGCGCTGGCTGCTGGCCGCCGGGCTGATTGCTTTTGGCGTGTCGATGTACAGCTTTGTGCCTATCACCCACGACTGGGGCGCGGAACAACTCCTGTTGCCGCAAGCCTTTCGCGGCATGGCCCAGCAGTTCGCTGTGGCTCCGACGGTGACGCTCACCCTTGGCAGCCTGCCGCCGCCACGTCTCAAACTGGCATCCGGGTTGTTTAATCTGATGCGCAATCTGGGAGGCGCCATCGGCATCGCGCTGTGCGGCACTATACTTAATGATCGAACAAACCTGCATTACAGTCGCCTGGCGGACCATCTCAATAGCGCCAGTCTGTCGCTGGGCGAGTTTATGCAATCTTCCACCGCAGCACTGATACGACAGGGCTTCAGCCCCGATGCTGCACAGACCGCCGCACTGAAGAACCTTGCGGCACTTACGCTCCGCGAAGCCAAAACTCAGGCTTTCGCGGACGCTTTCTGGCTAATCATGATCGGGTTTTTTATCGCCGCCTTGCTGGTGCCGTTTATGAAAGTGCCAAAAACTTAA
- the ascF gene encoding PTS cellobiose/arbutin/salicin transporter subunit IIBC, producing the protein MSKNYAEVSRSIVQALGGLENIEAVTHCMTRLRFVVKDGNQINNPVLKAIPGVMGVVHNDEQCQVIIGNNVNLAYQEVLKLGTPGASAAATSVKRKITLKSIGAGILDALVGTMSPLIPAIIGGSMVKLLAMVLNMFGVFAEGSSTLVILNVIGDGAFFFLPVMVAASAALKFKTNMSLAIAIAGVLIHPNFIDLMAKAAQGQHVEFAYIPVTAVKYTYTVIPALVMTWILSHIERIVDRITPAVTKNFLKPMLIVLIAAPIAIVLIGPLGIWIGSGISALVYTIHGYLGWLSVAIMGALWPLLVMTGMHRVFTPTIIQTIAETGKEGMVMPSEIGANLSLGGSSLAVAFKTKNPELRQTALAAAASAIVAGISEPALYGVAVRLKRPLIASLISGFICGAVAGIGGLASHSMASPGLFTSVQFFDPNNPMSIVWVGAVMVLSVVLSFILTLMLGFEDIPVEKTTAAAPATAPDIVKPVNAN; encoded by the coding sequence ATGTCGAAGAATTATGCCGAAGTCTCCCGCTCTATTGTCCAGGCGTTAGGTGGGCTGGAAAATATCGAAGCTGTGACCCATTGCATGACCCGCCTGCGCTTTGTGGTCAAAGACGGTAATCAAATCAACAACCCAGTATTGAAGGCCATCCCCGGCGTGATGGGTGTGGTGCATAACGATGAGCAATGCCAGGTGATCATCGGCAATAACGTCAATCTTGCATATCAGGAAGTGTTAAAGCTCGGTACGCCAGGAGCAAGCGCCGCCGCAACATCAGTGAAACGAAAAATCACGCTGAAAAGTATCGGCGCAGGCATCCTTGACGCGCTGGTGGGCACCATGTCCCCCCTGATTCCTGCCATCATTGGCGGGTCGATGGTTAAGCTGCTCGCCATGGTGCTGAATATGTTCGGTGTGTTCGCCGAAGGGTCGTCAACGCTGGTGATCCTTAACGTGATTGGCGATGGGGCGTTCTTCTTCCTGCCGGTGATGGTGGCTGCCTCCGCCGCGCTGAAGTTCAAAACCAATATGTCGCTGGCGATTGCTATCGCCGGGGTGTTGATTCACCCCAATTTTATTGACCTGATGGCCAAAGCGGCACAGGGACAACATGTTGAATTTGCCTATATTCCGGTGACCGCCGTTAAATACACTTACACGGTCATTCCGGCGCTGGTGATGACGTGGATCCTGTCGCATATCGAACGCATCGTCGATCGCATCACCCCGGCGGTGACCAAAAATTTCCTTAAACCGATGCTGATTGTATTGATTGCCGCACCGATCGCCATTGTGCTGATTGGCCCGCTGGGTATCTGGATTGGCAGCGGCATCTCCGCGCTGGTTTATACCATCCACGGTTATCTAGGCTGGCTGTCGGTTGCCATTATGGGTGCGCTCTGGCCGTTGCTGGTGATGACGGGCATGCACCGGGTGTTCACCCCGACCATCATCCAGACCATCGCCGAAACCGGGAAAGAAGGGATGGTGATGCCGTCGGAAATCGGCGCGAATCTCTCTTTGGGCGGTTCCTCACTGGCAGTCGCTTTCAAAACCAAAAACCCGGAGCTGCGCCAGACCGCGCTGGCTGCCGCCGCGTCAGCGATTGTCGCCGGTATCTCTGAACCGGCCCTGTATGGGGTGGCAGTACGTCTGAAACGTCCGCTGATCGCCAGCCTGATCAGCGGTTTTATCTGTGGCGCAGTGGCCGGGATTGGCGGCCTTGCCAGCCATTCCATGGCCTCGCCCGGCTTGTTCACCAGCGTGCAGTTTTTTGACCCCAATAATCCGATGAGCATTGTCTGGGTCGGTGCCGTGATGGTGCTGTCCGTGGTGCTCTCGTTCATTTTGACCCTGATGCTGGGCTTCGAAGACATTCCGGTGGAAAAAACCACCGCTGCCGCCCCGGCAACGGCACCTGATATCGTCAAACCCGTAAACGCCAATTAA
- a CDS encoding HlyD family secretion protein codes for MNKRVVIPVVAVAAVVLAAGYGLWWWQSGRFIESTDDAYVGGDISAISAKVAGYVQDIAVQDNMRVKKGELLVRLDARDYQAALMQASGEVDAQQAALADIAATRELQLATIVGSSAALSAAQAVTEKTAGDSRRYGALALNSIVSAQTREYAQADYHQAVAQEGKARADKNVAVRQLMVLDAREKQTQAALVQAQAGLDMAKLNLSYTEIRAPFDGVIGNRRAWSGAYVTSGTQLLSLVPAQGLWVDANFKENQLAHLQAGQKAQIVADVLPGRTFTGHVVSLSPATGSRFSILPAENATGNFTKIVQRVPVRIALEGDAANLGLLRPGLSVTVTVDEKPLP; via the coding sequence ATGAACAAACGCGTGGTAATTCCGGTGGTGGCCGTCGCAGCGGTGGTGCTGGCAGCCGGTTACGGCCTGTGGTGGTGGCAATCAGGTCGCTTTATCGAGTCAACGGATGATGCCTATGTTGGCGGCGATATTAGCGCCATCTCCGCCAAAGTGGCGGGTTACGTGCAGGATATTGCGGTGCAAGACAACATGCGGGTGAAAAAGGGCGAGCTGCTGGTGCGGCTCGACGCGCGTGATTATCAGGCCGCTCTAATGCAGGCCAGCGGTGAGGTGGATGCGCAACAGGCCGCGCTGGCCGATATCGCCGCCACGCGTGAATTGCAGCTGGCAACCATTGTCGGGTCTTCTGCGGCGCTGAGCGCCGCTCAGGCGGTGACGGAGAAAACCGCCGGAGACAGCCGACGTTATGGTGCGCTGGCACTGAATTCTATTGTCTCGGCGCAGACCCGCGAATATGCACAGGCCGATTATCACCAGGCGGTGGCCCAGGAAGGTAAGGCCCGCGCCGACAAAAACGTCGCCGTGCGTCAGTTGATGGTGCTGGATGCCCGTGAGAAGCAGACACAGGCGGCGCTGGTTCAGGCGCAGGCGGGGCTGGATATGGCAAAACTCAACCTGAGTTATACCGAAATCCGTGCGCCTTTTGACGGCGTGATCGGTAACCGGCGTGCCTGGTCAGGGGCTTATGTCACCAGTGGGACTCAGTTGCTGTCGCTGGTGCCTGCGCAGGGATTATGGGTGGATGCCAATTTCAAAGAGAACCAGCTGGCACATTTACAGGCGGGGCAAAAGGCGCAGATCGTTGCCGATGTGCTGCCGGGGCGTACATTTACCGGCCATGTTGTCAGCCTGTCCCCGGCTACCGGTTCGCGTTTCAGTATCCTGCCAGCGGAAAATGCCACCGGCAATTTCACCAAAATTGTTCAGCGTGTACCGGTGCGTATCGCGCTGGAGGGGGATGCGGCAAATCTCGGTCTGCTGCGGCCAGGGTTGTCCGTCACGGTAACGGTTGATGAGAAGCCATTGCCATGA
- a CDS encoding Cof-type HAD-IIB family hydrolase, which produces MAVKMIAVDMDGTFLDDNKQYNKQRFLRQYALLKEKGIRFVVASGNQYYQLLRYFPEIKNEIAFVAENGAWVSDSNEEIFCGELAPEAVRQVLDILAKEPEISTVVCGRNGAYVHTSMPDEVMAMLANHYHRLEKRDNLYDFDDTIFKFSLNLAHEGVEALLERLHTELNAIENIMHPVSSGFGFVDLIIPGCHKAHGIALLQEKWGIDDCEVLAIGDSANDLEMLRQACYSFAMANAAAPVSAVASYKTESNNDDGVLNVIARLLAREFPFA; this is translated from the coding sequence ATGGCAGTGAAAATGATTGCGGTAGATATGGATGGCACTTTTCTGGATGACAACAAGCAGTACAACAAGCAGCGTTTTCTGCGCCAGTACGCGTTGTTAAAAGAAAAAGGCATCCGCTTTGTGGTCGCCAGTGGTAATCAGTATTACCAGCTGCTGCGCTATTTTCCCGAAATCAAAAATGAAATCGCCTTTGTGGCGGAGAACGGTGCCTGGGTATCAGACAGCAACGAAGAGATTTTCTGTGGCGAACTGGCTCCCGAGGCGGTGCGTCAGGTCCTCGACATTCTGGCGAAAGAACCCGAGATCAGCACCGTGGTATGTGGTCGTAACGGTGCCTACGTCCATACCTCCATGCCGGATGAGGTGATGGCGATGCTTGCGAATCACTACCATCGGCTGGAAAAGCGCGACAACCTCTACGATTTCGATGACACCATCTTCAAGTTCTCGCTCAATCTGGCGCACGAAGGGGTTGAGGCATTGCTGGAACGCCTGCACACCGAGCTGAATGCGATTGAAAATATTATGCACCCGGTTTCCAGTGGCTTCGGTTTTGTTGACCTGATCATCCCCGGCTGTCATAAGGCGCACGGTATCGCCTTGTTGCAGGAGAAATGGGGTATCGATGATTGTGAAGTGCTGGCGATTGGCGACAGCGCCAATGACCTCGAAATGCTGCGTCAGGCGTGCTACAGCTTTGCGATGGCGAACGCCGCCGCACCGGTGAGCGCGGTGGCGAGTTATAAAACGGAAAGCAACAACGATGACGGTGTGCTGAATGTAATTGCCCGCCTGCTGGCACGGGAATTCCCGTTTGCCTGA